The following proteins are encoded in a genomic region of Oryza brachyantha chromosome 11, ObraRS2, whole genome shotgun sequence:
- the LOC102709041 gene encoding protein OCTOPUS-like, whose translation MMEEESTGSGCVCALHPGVAVTGFCPACLRDRLAGLHPPSADLRRCKSFSNYARSSNSYLDHPHRRSCDARQPPPILLPEPEDTIARPMKEHISLQQESRNGALGALGKRWQEWRRKTKLKKQNHHTGPTTTTRPLPPDSSSLARRSCDAFSSRTMLGFDEPRASCDHRPLFVPRSDDQIPVEEEEDEDAYEAVPGGTTQTRDYYLDSSSSSRRRRSVDRKSFSSDTGELPRMIAGAAANARVSPAFVGTEFYQHQQQVSNQYHHRQPSLEPPFLGREEAAKQSKHKSKGIKGWSIWGLLHKKNSSSSSFGGEAARATAPELRARGYDGQMLRCNSSVSARNSFSGSGLGRIRRADEVLLERNFSARYSSSSSCRMSQLHNNSNSIANIYRGGGGRPPRSSATSRTSLGLYYY comes from the coding sequence ATGATGGAGGAAGAGTCGACGGGGTCCGGGTGCGTGTGCGCCCTCCACCcgggcgtcgccgtcaccggctTCTGCCCGGCCTGCCTCCGcgaccgcctcgccggcctccacccgccctccgccgacctccgccgcTGCAAGTCCTTCTCTAACTACGCCCGCTCCTCCAATTCCTACTTGGACCACCCGCACCGCCGCTCCTGCGAcgcccgccagccgccgcccaTTCTGCTCCCGGAGCCGGAGGACACCATCGCCCGCCCGATGAAGGAGCACATCAGCCTGCAGCAGGAATCCAGGAATGGCGCCTTGGGTGCCCTGGGCAAGCGCTGGCAGGAATGGCGCCGCAAGACCAAGCTCAAGAAGCAGAACCACCACACTGGtcctaccaccaccactaggCCCCTTCCGCCGGACTCCTCCTcgctcgcccgccgctcctgcGACGCTTTCTCCAGCCGCACCATGCTGGGCTTCGACGAGCCCCGCGCTTCCTGCGACCACCGGCCCCTCTTCGTCCCACGCTCCGACGACCAGATCcccgtggaggaggaggaggatgaggatgcTTACGAGGCCGTGCCCGGCGGCACCACCCAGACAAGGGACTACTACCTCGACTCCTCCAGCTCCAGCAGGCGCCGCCGGAGCGTGGACCGCAAATCCTTCTCCTCCGACACCGGTGAGCTGCCCAGGATGATCGCTGGTGCGGCTGCCAATGCAAGGGTCTCACCAGCATTCGTCGGCACAGAGTTCtaccagcaccagcagcaggtGAGCAACCAGTACCACCATCGCCAGCCAAGCTTGGAGCCGCCATTCTTGGGCCGGGAAGAGGCAGCAAAGCAGAGCAAGCACAAGAGCAAGGGGATCAAGGGGTGGAGCATCTGGGGCCTCCTGCACAAgaagaacagcagcagcagctcattcggcggcgaggcggcacgggcgacggcgccggagcTCCGGGCAAGGGGGTACGACGGGCAGATGCTCCGGTGCAACAGCAGCGTGAGCGCGAGAAACTCGTTCAGTGGAAGCGGATTGGGGAGGATTCGGAGGGCAGACGAGGTGCTGCTGGAGAGGAATTTCAGCGCCAGatattcctcctcctcctcctgcaggATGTCACAGCTTCACAACAACTCCAACTCCATTGCCAACATCTAcagaggtggaggtggaaggCCCCCTCGTTCATCAGCTACTTCCAGGACCTCACTTGGCCTCTACTACTACTGA
- the LOC102704463 gene encoding mitochondrial uncoupling protein 1-like, translating to MPDHGSKVDISFAGRFTASAIAACFAEVCTIPLDTAKVRLQLQKNAAADAAPKYRGLLGTAATIAREEGAAALWKGIVPGLHRQCIYGGLRIGLYEPVKSLYVGKDHVGDVPLSKKIAAGFTTGAIAISIANPTDLVKVRLQAEGKLAPGVPRRYAGAMDAYAKIVRQEGFAALWTGIGPNVARNAIINAAELASYDQVKQTILKLPGFKDDVLTHLLSGLGAGFFAVCVGSPVDVVKSRMMGDSAYTSTIDCFVKTLKNDGPLAFYKGFLPNFARLGSWNVIMFLTLEQVQKLFVRKPGS from the exons ATGCCGGACCACGGTTCCAAGGTCGACATCTCCTTCGCCGGCCGCTTCACCGCGAGCGCCATCGCCGCATGCTTCGCCGAG GTGTGCACGATCCCCCTCGATACGGCCAAGGTCAGGCTTCAGCTGCAgaagaacgccgccgccgatgccgccCCCAAGTACCGCGGCCTCCtcggcaccgccgccaccatcgcccGCGAGgaaggcgccgccgctctctgGAAGGGCATCGTCCCTGGCCTCCACCGCCAGTGCATCTACGGTGGCCTCCGCATCGGTCTCTATGAGCCC GTCAAATCCTTGTATGTCGGCAAAGACCATGTTGGGGATGTGCCTCTCTCCAAGAAGATCGCTGCTGGCTTCACCACTGGTGCCATCGCCATCAGCATCGCCAACCCCACTGACCTTGTCAAGGTTAGGCTTCAGGCCGAGGGCAAGCTGGCGCCTGGTGTCCCACGCCGCTACGCTGGGGCCATGGACGCCTACGCCAAGATTGTTAGGCAG GAAGGCTTTGCTGCTTTGTGGACTGGCATTGGACCCAATGTTGCGCGTAATGCCATCATCAATGCTGCCGAGTTGGCCAGCTATGATCAAGTCAAGCAG ACAATCTTGAAGCTTCCTGGCTTCAAAGATGATGTACTGACTCACCTCTTATCTGGTTTGGGCGCGGGCTTCTTCGCTGTCTGTGTTGGTTCTCCAGTGGATGTG GTTAAGTCAAGAATGATGGGTGACTCGGCCTACACAAGTACTATCGATTGTTTTGTGAAGACACTAAAGAATGAT GGGCCTCTGGCATTTTACAAAGGTTTCCTCCCAAACTTTGCTAGACTGGGATCATGGAATGTGATAATGTTCTTGACACTGGAGCAG GTCCAGAAGCTGTTTGTGAGGAAACCTGGAAGTTGA